The nucleotide window ATCCACGTCTGTCCGGGTGCACCGCTGGCGAAGCTGGAATTGCGGGTCTTCCTGGATGAATTGTTGACCTACGCGGAGGGACTCGACCTCGTTCCAGAGAAAACGCCCCGCCTGGCCGTCTACCCGGCGAGTGGATTCTCCGTTCTCCCACTGAAGATGCGGCCGGCGGCCGCTCGTGTCGGAGACTGAGCGCGCCCGACGGGGGGAGCGCTCTCGTCATGATGGGAGGTCCTCGCGCGAAACGGGCCGAAGGCGGATGGGCCGAGCCGGCTCGATGGTCACGAGAGGTACGTCTGCCGCCTGGCGGTGACGGCCAGGCCGATCCAGACGACGCTGCGCAAGGTCATGGCCGCCAGCGTCCGCCGCTCCCACGCGCCACCGGCGGCGATGTGGATGCCGAATGCCAGGAAGACCAGGAGCGTCGCGAGCGCGAGGGCGGCCGCGAGGCGTGCGGCCCGGCGCCGGCGTTGCCAGAGCCAGACCCCCGCCAGGACGTAAAAGAAGCCCGCGACGAAATTGAACCAGAGGACGAAGCCGACATAGTGTCCGGCGTCCGCGACCGCACGCGCGTTGCCGATCAGGACGAGGCCCCCGGCGCGAATCGTTGCGACGCCAAACACGATCGCGATGGCCGCGGCGACCCGCCGTGGCCGTTCTCGGGCGGGGGGGCGGTCGGGCCGATCCGGGTGCAGCGATGTGGGTGTCACGGGGAAGCTCGTCGGAGTCGCCGGTCCAGACCATGCCGCATTGCCGGCGATCTCAATATGATGGACATCATACGTCTCACCGAGCGGCTCGTGTTACCCGATGAAGGATCGTCCGTGGGAATGAGTCTTTTTTGATGGCGGGAGCCTTCACGATGCGACTTCGCCTGTTGCTCGCGGCTGCAATCATCGTGGGCGCCTCGCCGGCTCATGCCGACGAGACGGCCTTCCAACAGAAGTGTGCGGCCTGTCACACGATCGGTCGCGGCGCCGGGGTTGGTCCGGACCTGCGGGATGTCGCGAGCAAATACGACGAGGGCTGGCTGATGCGCTGGATCATGGCGCCGGACGAGATGCTCGCCGACAAGGACCCGGCCGCGATGGCCCTGTTCGAGCAGTACAACCGGGTGCCGATGCCCAACCTGGGAGTGAGCGAGGCCGAAGCGAAATCGCTCCTCGCGTACATCGCGACGGCAAGTCGGGCCGCGGCCGCAGGCGCCCAGGCCGCCGGCACGGCGGCCTCGCCGTCGGCCTCCCTCACGGGCTGGCTCGGCAGTGTCCAGTTCGTGGCGTTCCTCCTGTTTCTGGGGATCACGGCCGCCATCATCGTCGTCTTCTGGCACGTCGCCGCCAGCACCGCGGATCCGGTTCCGCATATCGACACGGAGGCAGCCTGCGCGCTGAGGGCGAGGCTGTTCGCCGTCGCGACGCTCGTCATCGTCGGGACGCTCGGCGCGACGCTCCCGTTTACCCCGTACCCGCGCAGCGACGACGTGCCGGATCGGCTGATCTACGTCGCCGCCCGGCAGTTCTCCTTCACGTACAGTTCGGAACCGATCACCAGCGACGAGGATGCCAGGCGGGTGCCGGCCCTCGCCTCGTTGGAGGTTCCTCTGGGCTCGCTCGTCGAATTCCGCGTCACCAGCCTCGACGCCACGCACGGGTTCGGCATCTACGATATGGCAGGCGGCGTGCTCGCTCAGACGCAGGCGATGCCCGGCTACGTCAACCGTCTGCAGGTCAGGTTCGAGGAGCCCGGGCATTACAATGTCCTGTGCCTCGAGTATTGCGGTGTGGCGCACCACATGATGCGCACGGCGCTCATCGTCAAGTAGAGCGGGGACAGGCACATGGATCTCGCGAAAAGAAACACCCTCACGTGGATCGCGCTGACGCTGGTGCTGTTTCCGGTCCTCGCCGTCCTCGGCGCGTTCATGCGGGCGGTGCAGGCCGATACGCTGGCATCGACGCAGGCGTGGTTCTATCCGACGATGACGCTGCATGGCGTCGGGATGGTCGGTCTGTGGTGGGTGGCGGCGCTCGCATGCGCCTCGCGCGTGCTCGCCAAATACACCGAGCCCAGCGAGCGGATCGGCCGGTTCGCCATTCTCGGTACGGTCGCCGGCGTGGCGCTTCTGCTGGCCAGCGTGTTGATCGGCCGGTTCGCCGCCGGGTGGTACTTTCTGTATCCGTTGCCGCTCAAGGGTACCTGGCCGACGTGGGCGACGGTCACGTTCCTGCTGTCGCTCACGGTCCTCGGCGCGACCTGGTTGGTCTGGGTGCTGGATCTGCTGCGGGCGATCGCGGCGAAGTACACGATCGGGCAGGCGCTCGGCTGGCACTACATCCGGGGAGAGGTCACGCCGAATGTGCCCCCGGCCGTCTTGATCAGCACGGTCAGCCTGATTGCCGGCGTGGCCTGCCTGCTCTCCGGGGTCGTCGTGCTGGTGCTTTTCTACGTCGAACTGCTGACGGGCGCGACCAACGATGCCCTGATCATGAAGAACCTGACGTTTCTCTTCGGGCACCTGCTCGTGAACCTGAGCCTCTACCTCGCCCTGGCCGTGGTGTACGACGTGTTCCCGATCTACACGTCGCGGCCGTGGCCGGCGAGCAAGGTAGTGGCGATCGCCTGGAACTGCGTCCTCGCGATCGTGATCCTCGCGTATTTCCACCACCTCTACATGGACTTCGTCCAGCCCCTGCCGTTCGCGTACCTCGGGCAGATCGCCTCCTATGCGAGTGCGATCCCATCGGCGGTGGTCACGCTGTTCGGGGCGATGATGATCGTCTATCGCGCGCCGGTCCGGTGGAACCTCGGGTTCTCCCTGCTGTTCCTGGGCCTGCTCGGGTGGGCCATCGGCGGCGTCGGTGCGGTCATCGACTCGACCATCGCCGTCAACACGAAGTTCCACAACACGCTGTGGGTGCCGGCGCACTTCCACAGCTACATGATCGAAGGCCTCGTGCTGATGGTCTGCGGGTACTTCTACCACTACTGCCAGGAGCACGGCGGGATCCCTGAGAACCTCCCGCGGCAGCGGATGACGATCGGTCTGCTGCTCATCGGCGGGTGGGGGTTTCTCGCGATGCTCTACCTGGCCGGCGCCAGGTCGGTCCCGCGGCGCTTCGCCCTCTACCCGTCAGAGCTGTCGTTCGGAGCGGTGTATTCGGCGATCGCACTCGCCTTCGTCGGGGTGTTCCTGGCTGGCCTGGTGTCGTACATCGTCGAGATCGGAACGCGCTGGGTCCGCGCGTATCGCGGTGAGCTCGAGCAGCCGCGACATCCGGTCGTCACGGAAGAGGTGGTGACCTGATACGGGCGCTCCGGGTCGGCGCCCTGATCGGCGCCGCGACACTGGCGGCTCCCATCGTGGCGTACGGCGGCCCGCCTCCCGACGTGTCATCCGGAGCGAGTGAGATTCTCCGTGAGGAGCAGCGCCCGCTCTATCGCGATGTGCCGGATGTCGAGGTGGTGCTGTCGGGCAACCGGCGGGTCCGCCTGTCGACCCTGTGGAGCGACCGGCCCCTGCTGATCACGATGTTCTACCGGCGCTGCGCCGGCAGCTGCGGGCTGTTCCTGTCCTCGCTCAGATCGGTGGTCAACGACGTGGGCGGGCTTGGGGACGACTACCGGATCGTGACGCTCAGCTTCGAGCCAGCCGATACGGTCGACAGCCTGGTGGACTATGCCAGAGCCCTCGGGATCCCCGATGACGGCCGCTGGATGTTCGGTATGGCGACGCCCGCTGATACCGACCGAATCGCGGGCGCCATCGGGTTCTGGTACAGACGCCAGGCCGCCACCGATCAGTACGACCACCCGACGCTCGTGGCCGCTGTCCGGCGCGGAAAGATCGTTCGCGTGCTGCTGGGCTCCACGGTGGCGAGGTCGCGGTTCCGCGAGGTGGCGGCAGAGCTTCACGGGCGATTCATCCCGTTCTACGCACGCCCCGGCGAGCGGACGTTGTTCCGCTGTCTCCGGGTGAGCGGCGCGACGCAGGACGTACGCATGGATTGGGGGGTGCTGATCCTCTTCCTGCCGGGCGGCGCCGCGGTGACGATCGCCGCGCTGGTGTTTCGGCGCGGGCGCGAGACCGCGCCGTGACGGCGCCGGCGCTGCCCGGCCTCCGGTCTCGCCTCGGACCCTTCCAGTAACGCTCCTTCGTGGACGGACCGCCCGCTGGCGCGCTGCCAGCGGCAAGAGACCGTTCCCGTCGTCCCCTCGGCGATCGCGGACGGCCGCTCCGCGCGTCCGTCACGGCACCGCGCCGAACTCCACGCCGCGCGGGGCCTGCCCGAGCAGCAGTTGATCGACCCGGCACGCGTGCTGGCCGACGATGCAGCTCGCAAGGGCGTCCACGGATTCGCTTCCGCCGACGCATTCCGGCGCTCGCAACCCGAAGCCCATGCCGGCCGGGTCGATCAGGTCCGCGAGCCCGAGCGTCGAGCACGCCTTCGCGATCACGCCACGCGACTTCGTCGCCCCGGCCTCGACCTTGCCGGCGAGCTTGAGACAGCTCGCGTCGGCCTTGGAGCGACATCCGCCCTCGTTGCCCTTCAGATGCACGCACGCGGACACGCCGTCCACGCATTTCTGCCCGGCCTTGAGTCGCGCGGCCGCGTAGGCGGCGCTGCTCTTGGCGAACGCCTTCTGACACTTCAGCACCGCCTTCACGTCGGTGCCGGCGCCGCCCGCGCCGCCGGATGGGAGACACGGGGCTTCGACGTCGGGATCATGGCCGGCGAGCGCCAGTAACTGGCGGGCGCGCGGGATCTCGGCGCCGACCAGCGCGTCGGCGTTGCATGCATGGCGCTTCGCGATGCACGCCGCGACCGCGGCCGCGTCGGCGAGCGAGGCCACGCCGAATTGCGCGCAGCCCGCTTCCTCGGCGGCGAACCCGAGACCCGTGGCGAGCCGGAGATCGCCGCTCGCAACCGGCGGATCGCCGCAGAGCTTCGCGACGTCGGCCGTGAGCTTCGCGACCGCGCTCTGCCGCGCGGCCTCGACCTTGCCGCACGCCGCGGCGGCCTTGCCGAGACAGCCGGCATCGCCGCCCTTCTGCGCGCAGGTGAACGCCTTCAGGAGGCAACCGCCGAGGGCGGCCACACGTCCGAGCGCGAGCTTGGCGGCGCTCTTGCCGAGCGCCTTCTGGCACTTGAATGCGGCCGTTCCGGGGTCGCCGGCGAGACCGTCACCGCCGCCGTTCGCCGGCGCGACGCAGTCGGAGTCGTCCCGGTCGATCGCGCCGTCGAAATCGTTGTCGATGCAGTCGGTGCACGAGCCCGCTTCCGGTGCCGGCGTGCGCGCGGCGGTCGGCGTCGGCGTGCGCGTCGGCGTCGCTGTCACGCCGACGCCCCCCGTCGCGGTCGCGGTCGCGACCGGTACCGGCGCGCTCATCAGATACCGGGTGAGCGCGAACGAGCACTGTCCAGTCATGCAGACCCGCC belongs to Deltaproteobacteria bacterium and includes:
- a CDS encoding SCO family protein, which produces MAYGGPPPDVSSGASEILREEQRPLYRDVPDVEVVLSGNRRVRLSTLWSDRPLLITMFYRRCAGSCGLFLSSLRSVVNDVGGLGDDYRIVTLSFEPADTVDSLVDYARALGIPDDGRWMFGMATPADTDRIAGAIGFWYRRQAATDQYDHPTLVAAVRRGKIVRVLLGSTVARSRFREVAAELHGRFIPFYARPGERTLFRCLRVSGATQDVRMDWGVLILFLPGGAAVTIAALVFRRGRETAP
- a CDS encoding cbb3-type cytochrome c oxidase subunit I, producing the protein MDLAKRNTLTWIALTLVLFPVLAVLGAFMRAVQADTLASTQAWFYPTMTLHGVGMVGLWWVAALACASRVLAKYTEPSERIGRFAILGTVAGVALLLASVLIGRFAAGWYFLYPLPLKGTWPTWATVTFLLSLTVLGATWLVWVLDLLRAIAAKYTIGQALGWHYIRGEVTPNVPPAVLISTVSLIAGVACLLSGVVVLVLFYVELLTGATNDALIMKNLTFLFGHLLVNLSLYLALAVVYDVFPIYTSRPWPASKVVAIAWNCVLAIVILAYFHHLYMDFVQPLPFAYLGQIASYASAIPSAVVTLFGAMMIVYRAPVRWNLGFSLLFLGLLGWAIGGVGAVIDSTIAVNTKFHNTLWVPAHFHSYMIEGLVLMVCGYFYHYCQEHGGIPENLPRQRMTIGLLLIGGWGFLAMLYLAGARSVPRRFALYPSELSFGAVYSAIALAFVGVFLAGLVSYIVEIGTRWVRAYRGELEQPRHPVVTEEVVT